In a single window of the Raphanus sativus cultivar WK10039 chromosome 9, ASM80110v3, whole genome shotgun sequence genome:
- the LOC108827625 gene encoding elongation factor Tu, mitochondrial, with product MASVALRNPSSKRLLPFSSQIYSRCGGSITSSPPAISHSIGGDDLSPPSSYGASLWRSMATFTRNKPHVNVGTIGHVDHGKTTLTAAITKVLAEEGKAKAIAFDEIDKAPEEKKRGITIATAHVEYETAKRHYAHVDCPGHADYVKNMITGAAQMDGGILVVSGPDGPMPQTKEHILLARQVGVPSLVCFLNKVDVVDDPELLELVEMELRELLSFYKFPGDDIPIIRGSALSALQGTNDEIGRQAILKLMDAVDEYIPDPVRVLDKPFLMPIEDVFSIQGRGTVATGRIEQGVIKVGEEVEILGLKDGPPMKSTVTGVEMFKKILDNGQAGDNVGLLLRGLKREDIQRGMVIAKPGSCKTYKKFEAEIYVLTKDEGGRHTAFLSNYRPQFYLRTADITGRVELPEDVKMVMPGDNVTAVFELIMPVPLEIGQRFALREGGRTVGAGVVSKVMT from the exons ATGGCTTCCGTCGCTCTTCGTAACCCTAGCTCGAAGCGCCTTCTCCCGTTCTCTTCTCAGATCTACTCACGTTGCGGTGGTTCCATCACTTCTTCTCCTCCCGCGATCTCTCATTCCATCGGAGGAGATGATCTCTCTCCTCCGTCAAGTTACGGAGCTTCCCTGTGGAGATCGATGGCCACATTCACTCGAAA TAAACCTCATGTAAATGTAGGAACAATTGGGCATGTGGATCACGGCAAGACCACTTTAACTGCTGCAATCACAAAG GTTCTTGCTGAAGAGGGAAAAGCTAAAGCTATTGCCTTTGACGAAATTGATAAAGCTcctgaagagaagaagagaggaattACTATTGCCACG GCTCATGTGGAGTATGAGACTGCTAAGCGTCACTATGCTCATGTTGATTGCCCCGGTCACGCTGATTATGTTAAA AATATGATTACTGGAGCTGCACAAATGGATGGTGGGATTCTTGTGGTTTCTGGTCCAGATGGACCCATGCCTCAGACCAAGGAACATATTCTACTTGCCCGTCAG GTTGGCGTTCCATCACTTGTGTGTTTCCTGAACAAAGTTGATGTGGTTGATGATCCAGAGTTGTTGGAGCTTGTGGAGATGGAACTGCGTG AACTTCTGAGCTTCTACAAGTTTCCAGGGGATGATATTCCCATCATCCGAGGATCTGCTCTGTCTGCACTTCAGGGCACAAACGACGAAATAGGAAGGCAAGCTATATTGAAGCTAATGGATGCTGTTGATGAATACATCCCCGACCCTGTTCGTGTGCTCGACAAACCTTTCTTGATGCCAATCGAAGATGTTTTCTCGATTCAA GGACGTGGAACTGTTGCGACGGGTCGTATTGAACAAGGAGTCATCAAAGTGGGTGAAGAAGTTGAGATATTGGGTTTAAAAGAC GGACCTCCAATGAAATCAACTGTAACTGGGGTTGAAATGTTCAAGAAGATTTTGGATAATGGACAG GCTGGTGATAATGTAGGACTTCTTCTGCGTGGGCTAAAGAGAGAAGACATCCAGCGTGGAATG GTAATTGCTAAGCCTGGTTCATGCAAGACATACAAGAAGTTTGAAGCAGAGATTTATGTGCTCACAAAGGACGAAGGTGGGCGTCACACTGCTTTTTTATCAAACTACAGGCCTCAGTTTTACTTGAGGACTGCAGATATCACTGGAAGGGTAGAGTTACCGGAAGACGTGAAGATGGTTATGCCTGGTGACAATGTCACTGCGGTTTTCGAGCTTATCATGCCTGTCCCACTCGAAATAG GTCAAAGATTTGCCCTGAGGGAAGGAGGTAGAACAGTTGGAGCCGGTGTTGTATCTAAAGTGATGACTTGA
- the LOC108827628 gene encoding oligoribonuclease: protein MEKQLSNAFSLLALADDEDGLPSSSSSSSAGKQGERVVEDVGNYKQPLVWVDLEMTGLNVEVDRILEIACIITDGQLTKSVEGPDLVVHQTKDCVDKMGDWCQTHHGDSGLTKKVLSSTISERQAEQEVIKFVKKHVGNENPQLAGNSIYVDFLFLKKYMPDLAALFPHVLVDVSSVKSLCNRWFPRDKNRAPAKKNNHRAMDDIRESIKELKYYKETIFKANKGRR from the exons ATGGAGAAACAGCTGTCCAATGCTTTCTCTCTCCTTGCTTTAGCCGACGACGAAGATGGTCTCccctcgtcttcttcttcctcctccgctG ggAAACAAGGAGAAAGAGTAGTAGAGGATGTCGGAAACTATAAGCAACCACTTGTCTGGGTTGACTTGGAGATGACTG GTCTTAATGTTGAAGTTGACAGGATATTGGAGATTGCTTGTATAATTACTGATGGACAATTAACCAAATCAGTGGAG GGTCCAGATTTAGTTGTACATCAAACGAAAGACTGCGTGGATAAAATGGGTGATTGGTGTCAAACTCATCATGGAGACAGTG GTTTGACAAAGAAAGTGCTCTCTAGTACTATAAGTGAAAGGCAAGCTGAACAAGAG GTcatcaaatttgtaaaaaagcATGTTGGTAATGAAAATCCACAATTAGCTGGAAACTCTATCTACGTGGATTTCCTTTTCCTAAAG AAGTACATGCCAGATTTGGCTGCCCTTTTCCCTCATGTACTTGTCGATGTCAGTAGTGTCAAGTCTTTATGCAACCGATGGTTTCCAAGAg ACAAAAACAGAGCTCCTGCAAAGAAAAACAATCACAGAGCCATGGATGATATAAGAGAAAGCATCAAGGAGCTTAAGTACTACAAAGAAACCATATTTAAAGCAAACAAAGGCAGGAGGTGA